Proteins found in one Larimichthys crocea isolate SSNF chromosome I, L_crocea_2.0, whole genome shotgun sequence genomic segment:
- the tex11 gene encoding testis-expressed protein 11 isoform X2: MEQFVSTVKCLTENLLQTEPADFDEVIEKLFGEVSALEDFPKITDPQLEECAIQLWNWAVTKNVGTSISKNQKAKVRHVACSLLYCCEPENPTEGVLRKQILMAGKTGRTWLDCKNPQMADNVLRLAVKSLETLYSKLTSRGDGAADITSSKGDVEKDLLRILSCQAESALGQGNNHDAVAYMQRCKEMLLRLPKDTAYLSLMCYNFGIDTYEVRKFEDSVFWLSQSYDIGKMNVTYAPGPEVRAKVLRLLATVYLEWDCDRFQEKALNAVSLANKECVSASGLYLKIRILLRCRASDDHIRAGLNEMLEAKVSLEVCLSTVKLLTSGDRDLLVFECLNRVCQHFESSPDLGTALVLHVELLLQRGKELLGKQKIEDIITGHYTGKQLSPQALTCLHVMLWDQASKHFEARNYTEALQWYNYSLSFFKRGQMEPNSAKLQRNRASCFLQLKQLEKAKEAIKEAERCDPDNIFTQFSIYKIAVLENNVGKAAEALNVMGHLSKSPVASEDKLLVSGNAASNLLSLAAQIALENDQQETAVKALESLCEHSKDEAQVLTALRCLVRLVLSTTEKSRDEMRSVTLDVLLPYLKMALQKVSHQSGMTVEQRTEEANWFRKIAWNSALQCESSPDRMRDFFVLSYQFSQLCPSDHTLLMGQKTCLLMAAAASLELYRKSNLSAQTEELTQTLEHIQICREVWKTLKASGNFPMDPTDTLLLLYEFEAYAKLNDPTVETVLESVMELENVEIKVLETIAALAMEPPAHFPLLCKKALRVALSLHRKQPQADLARCSKCVHSLIKLSLPSGVSEVEAHVLEEVWGYYEEALSIIAAAPDDFPEIETLWLLTEAWNTGILLYSLAQYPESEKWCGLAMRFVRYLGSLQESYETQMSSLYSEILDKLDKAKKNHIMEE, translated from the exons ATGGAGCAGTTTGTTTCAACTGTCAAAT GTCTCACAGAAaacctgctgcagacagagccGGCAGATTTTGATGAAGTCATAGAGAAACTCTTCGGTGAAGTCTCTGCTCTGGAAGATTTCCCTAAAATAACAGATCCGCAG CTTGAGGAGTGTGCCATCCAGCTGTGGAACTGGGCAGTTACTAAGAACGTGGGCACGAGTATAAGTAAAAATCAGAAAGCCAAAG TGCGTCATGTCGCATGCAGTCTGCTGTACTGCTGTGAGCCTGAGAATCCAACAGAGGGCGTCCTCCGCAAGCAAATCTTG ATGGCAGGCAAAACAGGGAGAACCTGGCTGGACTGCAAAAATCCTCAGATGGCAGATAACGTCTTAAGGCTTGCTGTCaag AGCCTGGAAACGCTCTACAGCAAACTAACGTCCAGAGGTGATGGAGCAGCTGACATCACTTCATCCAAAGGAGATGTAGAGAAAGATCTGCTTCGAATTCTCTCATGTCAGGCAGAATCG gccTTAGGTCAAGGGAATAATCATGACGCTGTGGCTTATATGCAGCGCTGTAAAGAAATGCTGCTCAGGCTAccaaaagat ACTGCGTACCTCTCCCTTATGTGCTACAACTTTGGAATAGACACTTACGAAGTGAGAAAGTTCGAGGATAGCGTGTTTTGGTTGAg CCAAAGCTATGACATTGGGAAAATGAATGTGACATATGCTCCTGGACCAGAAGTCCGG GCCAAGGTTTTGAGGCTCCTTGCCACTGTTTATCTGGAGTGGGACTGTGACAGATTTCAGGAGAAAGCTCTTAATGCTGTCAGCTTAGCCAACAAG GAATGTGTGAGTGCCTCTGGGCTGTACTTAAAGATCAGAATACTCCTGAGATGCAGGGCCTCAGATGATCATATCAGAGCAG gaCTTAATGAGATGCTGGAAGCGAAAGTTTCCCTTGAAGTGTGTCTGAGCACAGTGAAACTACTCACGTCTGGAGACAG AGATCTGCTGGTATTTGAGTGTCTGAATCGTGTGTGTCAGCACTTTGAGTCGTCCCCTGACTTGGGAACTGCTCTTGTCTTGCATGTTGAGCTGCTACTGCAGAGAGGCAAGGAGCTGTTGGGCAAACAGAAGATAGAAGATATCATCACTg GCCACTATACAGGAAAACAGCTGAGTCCACAGGCCCTCACATGTCTACATGTCATGCTGTGGGATCAAGCGTCCAAACACTTTGAG GCCAGGAACTATACTGAGGCTCTTCAGTGGTATAACTACTCCCTGAGTTTCTTTAAGCGAGGTCAAATGGAGCCCAACTCAGCCAAACTACAGAGGAACagagcttcctgtttcctgcagcTTAAACAACTGGAAAAG gCCAAAGAAGCAATTAAAGAAGCAGAGAGGTGTGATCCTGACAACATTTTCACCCAGTTCAGTATTTACAAGATCGCAGTGCTGGAGAACAATGTGGGGAAAG CTGCAGAGGCACTGAATGTGATGGGACATCTGTCCAAGAGTCCTGTGGCCAGTGAGGACAAACTGCTGGTATCTGGGAACGCTGCATCCAATCTCCTCAGTCTGGCAGCTCAGATTGCTTTAGAG AACGACCAGCAGGAAACTGCCGTGAAAGCTCTGGAGAGTTTGTGTGAACACTCCAAAGATGAAGCTCAGGTTCTGACTGCTCTCAG GTGTTTGGTTCGACTCGTCCTTTCCACAACAGAAAAATCACGTGATGAGATGAG GAGTGTGACTCTGGATGTCCTGCTGCCATATCTAAAAATGG cTTTGCAGAAGGTTTCACACCAGTCTGGCATGACTGTCGAGCAACGCACAGAGGAAGCTAACTGGTTCAGGAAGATTG CTTGGAACTCGGCTCTGCAGTGCGAGAGCAGCCCTGACAGAATGAGGGATTTCTTTGTGCTCTCTTACCAG TTCTCCCAGCTGTGCCCTTCTGATCACACACTGCTCATGGGTCAGAAGACATGTCTgctcatggctgctgctgcctctttgGAGCTCTACAGGAAGTCGAATCTCTCTGCCCAG ACGGAGGAGCTCACTCAGACTCTGGAGCACATTCAGATCTGTAGGGAGGTCTGGAAAACCCTGAAAGCATCAG GAAACTTCCCAATGGACcccacagacacactgctgctgctgtatgaaTTCGAGGCTTATGCTAAGCTGAATGACCCCACGGTTGAGACAGTACTGGAGTCTGTCATGGAGcttgaaaatgttgaaatcaaGGTGCTAGAGACCattgcag CCTTAGCCATGGAGCCTCCAGCCCACTTCCCTCTGCTGTGTAAGAAGGCCTTGAgggttgctctctctctgcacaggaaACAACCACAGGCCGACCTGGCACGCTGCAG CAAGTGCGTTCACAGCCTGATCAAGCTGTCCCTCCCAAGTGGTGTATCAGAGGTGGAGGCCCATGTGCTTGAGGAGGTGTGGGGCTACTATGAGGAGGCCCTGTCCATCATTGCAGCCGCA CCGGACGACTTCCCAGAGATAGAGACCCTGTGGTTGCTGACTGAGGCTTGGAACACGGGGATCTTGCTGTACAGCCTGGCTCAGTACCCCGAGTCTGAGAAGTGGTGCGGCCTCGCCATGCGCTTCGTCCGCTACCTGGGATCCCTGCAGGAAAGCTACGAAACACAG ATGTCCAGTCTCTACAGTGAAATCCTGGACAAGTTGGACAAAGCCAAGAAGAACCACATCATGGAAGAATAA
- the tex11 gene encoding testis-expressed protein 11 isoform X1, whose protein sequence is MEQFVSTVKCLTENLLQTEPADFDEVIEKLFGEVSALEDFPKITDPQLEECAIQLWNWAVTKNVGTSISKNQKAKVRHVACSLLYCCEPENPTEGVLRKQILMAGKTGRTWLDCKNPQMADNVLRLAVKSLETLYSKLTSRGDGAADITSSKGDVEKDLLRILSCQAESALGQGNNHDAVAYMQRCKEMLLRLPKDTAYLSLMCYNFGIDTYEVRKFEDSVFWLSQSYDIGKMNVTYAPGPEVRFPSQQAKVLRLLATVYLEWDCDRFQEKALNAVSLANKECVSASGLYLKIRILLRCRASDDHIRAGLNEMLEAKVSLEVCLSTVKLLTSGDRDLLVFECLNRVCQHFESSPDLGTALVLHVELLLQRGKELLGKQKIEDIITGHYTGKQLSPQALTCLHVMLWDQASKHFEARNYTEALQWYNYSLSFFKRGQMEPNSAKLQRNRASCFLQLKQLEKAKEAIKEAERCDPDNIFTQFSIYKIAVLENNVGKAAEALNVMGHLSKSPVASEDKLLVSGNAASNLLSLAAQIALENDQQETAVKALESLCEHSKDEAQVLTALRCLVRLVLSTTEKSRDEMRSVTLDVLLPYLKMALQKVSHQSGMTVEQRTEEANWFRKIAWNSALQCESSPDRMRDFFVLSYQFSQLCPSDHTLLMGQKTCLLMAAAASLELYRKSNLSAQTEELTQTLEHIQICREVWKTLKASGNFPMDPTDTLLLLYEFEAYAKLNDPTVETVLESVMELENVEIKVLETIAALAMEPPAHFPLLCKKALRVALSLHRKQPQADLARCSKCVHSLIKLSLPSGVSEVEAHVLEEVWGYYEEALSIIAAAPDDFPEIETLWLLTEAWNTGILLYSLAQYPESEKWCGLAMRFVRYLGSLQESYETQMSSLYSEILDKLDKAKKNHIMEE, encoded by the exons ATGGAGCAGTTTGTTTCAACTGTCAAAT GTCTCACAGAAaacctgctgcagacagagccGGCAGATTTTGATGAAGTCATAGAGAAACTCTTCGGTGAAGTCTCTGCTCTGGAAGATTTCCCTAAAATAACAGATCCGCAG CTTGAGGAGTGTGCCATCCAGCTGTGGAACTGGGCAGTTACTAAGAACGTGGGCACGAGTATAAGTAAAAATCAGAAAGCCAAAG TGCGTCATGTCGCATGCAGTCTGCTGTACTGCTGTGAGCCTGAGAATCCAACAGAGGGCGTCCTCCGCAAGCAAATCTTG ATGGCAGGCAAAACAGGGAGAACCTGGCTGGACTGCAAAAATCCTCAGATGGCAGATAACGTCTTAAGGCTTGCTGTCaag AGCCTGGAAACGCTCTACAGCAAACTAACGTCCAGAGGTGATGGAGCAGCTGACATCACTTCATCCAAAGGAGATGTAGAGAAAGATCTGCTTCGAATTCTCTCATGTCAGGCAGAATCG gccTTAGGTCAAGGGAATAATCATGACGCTGTGGCTTATATGCAGCGCTGTAAAGAAATGCTGCTCAGGCTAccaaaagat ACTGCGTACCTCTCCCTTATGTGCTACAACTTTGGAATAGACACTTACGAAGTGAGAAAGTTCGAGGATAGCGTGTTTTGGTTGAg CCAAAGCTATGACATTGGGAAAATGAATGTGACATATGCTCCTGGACCAGAAGTCCGG ttTCCATCACAACAGGCCAAGGTTTTGAGGCTCCTTGCCACTGTTTATCTGGAGTGGGACTGTGACAGATTTCAGGAGAAAGCTCTTAATGCTGTCAGCTTAGCCAACAAG GAATGTGTGAGTGCCTCTGGGCTGTACTTAAAGATCAGAATACTCCTGAGATGCAGGGCCTCAGATGATCATATCAGAGCAG gaCTTAATGAGATGCTGGAAGCGAAAGTTTCCCTTGAAGTGTGTCTGAGCACAGTGAAACTACTCACGTCTGGAGACAG AGATCTGCTGGTATTTGAGTGTCTGAATCGTGTGTGTCAGCACTTTGAGTCGTCCCCTGACTTGGGAACTGCTCTTGTCTTGCATGTTGAGCTGCTACTGCAGAGAGGCAAGGAGCTGTTGGGCAAACAGAAGATAGAAGATATCATCACTg GCCACTATACAGGAAAACAGCTGAGTCCACAGGCCCTCACATGTCTACATGTCATGCTGTGGGATCAAGCGTCCAAACACTTTGAG GCCAGGAACTATACTGAGGCTCTTCAGTGGTATAACTACTCCCTGAGTTTCTTTAAGCGAGGTCAAATGGAGCCCAACTCAGCCAAACTACAGAGGAACagagcttcctgtttcctgcagcTTAAACAACTGGAAAAG gCCAAAGAAGCAATTAAAGAAGCAGAGAGGTGTGATCCTGACAACATTTTCACCCAGTTCAGTATTTACAAGATCGCAGTGCTGGAGAACAATGTGGGGAAAG CTGCAGAGGCACTGAATGTGATGGGACATCTGTCCAAGAGTCCTGTGGCCAGTGAGGACAAACTGCTGGTATCTGGGAACGCTGCATCCAATCTCCTCAGTCTGGCAGCTCAGATTGCTTTAGAG AACGACCAGCAGGAAACTGCCGTGAAAGCTCTGGAGAGTTTGTGTGAACACTCCAAAGATGAAGCTCAGGTTCTGACTGCTCTCAG GTGTTTGGTTCGACTCGTCCTTTCCACAACAGAAAAATCACGTGATGAGATGAG GAGTGTGACTCTGGATGTCCTGCTGCCATATCTAAAAATGG cTTTGCAGAAGGTTTCACACCAGTCTGGCATGACTGTCGAGCAACGCACAGAGGAAGCTAACTGGTTCAGGAAGATTG CTTGGAACTCGGCTCTGCAGTGCGAGAGCAGCCCTGACAGAATGAGGGATTTCTTTGTGCTCTCTTACCAG TTCTCCCAGCTGTGCCCTTCTGATCACACACTGCTCATGGGTCAGAAGACATGTCTgctcatggctgctgctgcctctttgGAGCTCTACAGGAAGTCGAATCTCTCTGCCCAG ACGGAGGAGCTCACTCAGACTCTGGAGCACATTCAGATCTGTAGGGAGGTCTGGAAAACCCTGAAAGCATCAG GAAACTTCCCAATGGACcccacagacacactgctgctgctgtatgaaTTCGAGGCTTATGCTAAGCTGAATGACCCCACGGTTGAGACAGTACTGGAGTCTGTCATGGAGcttgaaaatgttgaaatcaaGGTGCTAGAGACCattgcag CCTTAGCCATGGAGCCTCCAGCCCACTTCCCTCTGCTGTGTAAGAAGGCCTTGAgggttgctctctctctgcacaggaaACAACCACAGGCCGACCTGGCACGCTGCAG CAAGTGCGTTCACAGCCTGATCAAGCTGTCCCTCCCAAGTGGTGTATCAGAGGTGGAGGCCCATGTGCTTGAGGAGGTGTGGGGCTACTATGAGGAGGCCCTGTCCATCATTGCAGCCGCA CCGGACGACTTCCCAGAGATAGAGACCCTGTGGTTGCTGACTGAGGCTTGGAACACGGGGATCTTGCTGTACAGCCTGGCTCAGTACCCCGAGTCTGAGAAGTGGTGCGGCCTCGCCATGCGCTTCGTCCGCTACCTGGGATCCCTGCAGGAAAGCTACGAAACACAG ATGTCCAGTCTCTACAGTGAAATCCTGGACAAGTTGGACAAAGCCAAGAAGAACCACATCATGGAAGAATAA
- the tex11 gene encoding testis-expressed protein 11 isoform X3 — MAGKTGRTWLDCKNPQMADNVLRLAVKSLETLYSKLTSRGDGAADITSSKGDVEKDLLRILSCQAESALGQGNNHDAVAYMQRCKEMLLRLPKDTAYLSLMCYNFGIDTYEVRKFEDSVFWLSQSYDIGKMNVTYAPGPEVRFPSQQAKVLRLLATVYLEWDCDRFQEKALNAVSLANKECVSASGLYLKIRILLRCRASDDHIRAGLNEMLEAKVSLEVCLSTVKLLTSGDRDLLVFECLNRVCQHFESSPDLGTALVLHVELLLQRGKELLGKQKIEDIITGHYTGKQLSPQALTCLHVMLWDQASKHFEARNYTEALQWYNYSLSFFKRGQMEPNSAKLQRNRASCFLQLKQLEKAKEAIKEAERCDPDNIFTQFSIYKIAVLENNVGKAAEALNVMGHLSKSPVASEDKLLVSGNAASNLLSLAAQIALENDQQETAVKALESLCEHSKDEAQVLTALRCLVRLVLSTTEKSRDEMRSVTLDVLLPYLKMALQKVSHQSGMTVEQRTEEANWFRKIAWNSALQCESSPDRMRDFFVLSYQFSQLCPSDHTLLMGQKTCLLMAAAASLELYRKSNLSAQTEELTQTLEHIQICREVWKTLKASGNFPMDPTDTLLLLYEFEAYAKLNDPTVETVLESVMELENVEIKVLETIAALAMEPPAHFPLLCKKALRVALSLHRKQPQADLARCSKCVHSLIKLSLPSGVSEVEAHVLEEVWGYYEEALSIIAAAPDDFPEIETLWLLTEAWNTGILLYSLAQYPESEKWCGLAMRFVRYLGSLQESYETQMSSLYSEILDKLDKAKKNHIMEE, encoded by the exons ATGGCAGGCAAAACAGGGAGAACCTGGCTGGACTGCAAAAATCCTCAGATGGCAGATAACGTCTTAAGGCTTGCTGTCaag AGCCTGGAAACGCTCTACAGCAAACTAACGTCCAGAGGTGATGGAGCAGCTGACATCACTTCATCCAAAGGAGATGTAGAGAAAGATCTGCTTCGAATTCTCTCATGTCAGGCAGAATCG gccTTAGGTCAAGGGAATAATCATGACGCTGTGGCTTATATGCAGCGCTGTAAAGAAATGCTGCTCAGGCTAccaaaagat ACTGCGTACCTCTCCCTTATGTGCTACAACTTTGGAATAGACACTTACGAAGTGAGAAAGTTCGAGGATAGCGTGTTTTGGTTGAg CCAAAGCTATGACATTGGGAAAATGAATGTGACATATGCTCCTGGACCAGAAGTCCGG ttTCCATCACAACAGGCCAAGGTTTTGAGGCTCCTTGCCACTGTTTATCTGGAGTGGGACTGTGACAGATTTCAGGAGAAAGCTCTTAATGCTGTCAGCTTAGCCAACAAG GAATGTGTGAGTGCCTCTGGGCTGTACTTAAAGATCAGAATACTCCTGAGATGCAGGGCCTCAGATGATCATATCAGAGCAG gaCTTAATGAGATGCTGGAAGCGAAAGTTTCCCTTGAAGTGTGTCTGAGCACAGTGAAACTACTCACGTCTGGAGACAG AGATCTGCTGGTATTTGAGTGTCTGAATCGTGTGTGTCAGCACTTTGAGTCGTCCCCTGACTTGGGAACTGCTCTTGTCTTGCATGTTGAGCTGCTACTGCAGAGAGGCAAGGAGCTGTTGGGCAAACAGAAGATAGAAGATATCATCACTg GCCACTATACAGGAAAACAGCTGAGTCCACAGGCCCTCACATGTCTACATGTCATGCTGTGGGATCAAGCGTCCAAACACTTTGAG GCCAGGAACTATACTGAGGCTCTTCAGTGGTATAACTACTCCCTGAGTTTCTTTAAGCGAGGTCAAATGGAGCCCAACTCAGCCAAACTACAGAGGAACagagcttcctgtttcctgcagcTTAAACAACTGGAAAAG gCCAAAGAAGCAATTAAAGAAGCAGAGAGGTGTGATCCTGACAACATTTTCACCCAGTTCAGTATTTACAAGATCGCAGTGCTGGAGAACAATGTGGGGAAAG CTGCAGAGGCACTGAATGTGATGGGACATCTGTCCAAGAGTCCTGTGGCCAGTGAGGACAAACTGCTGGTATCTGGGAACGCTGCATCCAATCTCCTCAGTCTGGCAGCTCAGATTGCTTTAGAG AACGACCAGCAGGAAACTGCCGTGAAAGCTCTGGAGAGTTTGTGTGAACACTCCAAAGATGAAGCTCAGGTTCTGACTGCTCTCAG GTGTTTGGTTCGACTCGTCCTTTCCACAACAGAAAAATCACGTGATGAGATGAG GAGTGTGACTCTGGATGTCCTGCTGCCATATCTAAAAATGG cTTTGCAGAAGGTTTCACACCAGTCTGGCATGACTGTCGAGCAACGCACAGAGGAAGCTAACTGGTTCAGGAAGATTG CTTGGAACTCGGCTCTGCAGTGCGAGAGCAGCCCTGACAGAATGAGGGATTTCTTTGTGCTCTCTTACCAG TTCTCCCAGCTGTGCCCTTCTGATCACACACTGCTCATGGGTCAGAAGACATGTCTgctcatggctgctgctgcctctttgGAGCTCTACAGGAAGTCGAATCTCTCTGCCCAG ACGGAGGAGCTCACTCAGACTCTGGAGCACATTCAGATCTGTAGGGAGGTCTGGAAAACCCTGAAAGCATCAG GAAACTTCCCAATGGACcccacagacacactgctgctgctgtatgaaTTCGAGGCTTATGCTAAGCTGAATGACCCCACGGTTGAGACAGTACTGGAGTCTGTCATGGAGcttgaaaatgttgaaatcaaGGTGCTAGAGACCattgcag CCTTAGCCATGGAGCCTCCAGCCCACTTCCCTCTGCTGTGTAAGAAGGCCTTGAgggttgctctctctctgcacaggaaACAACCACAGGCCGACCTGGCACGCTGCAG CAAGTGCGTTCACAGCCTGATCAAGCTGTCCCTCCCAAGTGGTGTATCAGAGGTGGAGGCCCATGTGCTTGAGGAGGTGTGGGGCTACTATGAGGAGGCCCTGTCCATCATTGCAGCCGCA CCGGACGACTTCCCAGAGATAGAGACCCTGTGGTTGCTGACTGAGGCTTGGAACACGGGGATCTTGCTGTACAGCCTGGCTCAGTACCCCGAGTCTGAGAAGTGGTGCGGCCTCGCCATGCGCTTCGTCCGCTACCTGGGATCCCTGCAGGAAAGCTACGAAACACAG ATGTCCAGTCTCTACAGTGAAATCCTGGACAAGTTGGACAAAGCCAAGAAGAACCACATCATGGAAGAATAA